A window from Candidatus Eremiobacterota bacterium encodes these proteins:
- a CDS encoding aminotransferase class V-fold PLP-dependent enzyme, with protein sequence MPIKPHRKRISLATRAVRAASALYGDERSIAPPIFLSTTFERDPEGEYSGGFIYSREDNPNRRQLEHALTDLEDGADAAAFASGSAAAMTLFQALRPGDHVVVAEDSYYSIRVMLDEVFVPWGLSVTYADCADLNAVEAALAPETRLVFIETPSNPLLRITDITGVAALAHAAGAIVACDNTLPTPVLQQPLAHGADLVVHATTKYLAGNHDVMGGALVTARADDFWKRVRAQQKLCGAIPSPFASWLTLRGITSLVQRVRWQNESALALAEFLATHPAVREVLHPGLPTHPGHALAAQQSSGSGGLFSFRVNGDADDTLRVAARLRLFRRATSFGGPDSLVEHRASVEGTASKTPGDLLRLAAGLEDAGDLIADLQQALDAG encoded by the coding sequence ATGCCGATAAAGCCGCATCGCAAGAGGATTTCGCTCGCGACGCGCGCAGTGCGCGCCGCTTCGGCGCTATACGGCGACGAACGATCGATCGCGCCGCCGATTTTTCTGTCGACGACGTTCGAGCGCGATCCGGAAGGCGAGTACTCCGGCGGCTTCATCTACTCGCGCGAGGACAACCCCAACCGCCGGCAGCTCGAGCACGCGCTGACCGACCTCGAAGACGGCGCCGACGCGGCGGCGTTCGCCAGCGGCAGCGCCGCGGCGATGACGCTCTTTCAGGCGCTGCGGCCGGGGGATCACGTCGTCGTCGCGGAGGACTCGTATTACAGCATCCGCGTGATGCTCGACGAGGTCTTCGTGCCGTGGGGGCTGTCGGTGACGTACGCCGACTGCGCTGACTTGAATGCGGTCGAGGCGGCGCTCGCGCCGGAGACACGGCTTGTCTTTATCGAGACGCCGTCGAACCCGCTGCTGCGGATCACCGACATCACCGGTGTCGCCGCGCTCGCGCACGCCGCCGGCGCGATCGTCGCCTGCGACAACACGCTGCCGACGCCGGTGCTGCAGCAGCCGCTCGCGCACGGCGCCGACTTGGTCGTTCACGCGACGACGAAGTACCTTGCGGGCAACCACGACGTGATGGGCGGAGCGCTCGTCACCGCTCGCGCCGACGACTTTTGGAAGCGCGTTCGTGCGCAGCAAAAGCTGTGCGGTGCGATCCCCTCCCCCTTCGCATCGTGGCTGACGCTGCGCGGGATCACCTCGCTCGTGCAGCGGGTGCGCTGGCAGAATGAAAGCGCGCTCGCGCTCGCGGAATTTCTCGCCACGCATCCCGCGGTGCGCGAGGTGCTGCACCCCGGGCTTCCGACCCATCCGGGTCACGCCCTCGCGGCTCAGCAGTCCTCGGGGAGCGGCGGGTTGTTCTCGTTCCGCGTGAACGGCGATGCCGACGACACTCTCCGCGTTGCCGCGCGCCTGCGGCTGTTCCGGCGCGCCACGAGCTTCGGCGGACCGGACAGCTTGGTCGAGCACCGCGCCTCGGTCGAAGGCACCGCGTCGAAGACGCCCGGCGACCTGCTGCGCTTAGCGGCCGGACTGGAAGACGCCGGAGACCTGATCGCCGATCTGCAGCAGGCGCTCGACGCAGGCTGA
- a CDS encoding redoxin domain-containing protein has translation MIAALFLAAATSLAPVLAAAPWANAAGPPHLAGRVTVVDVFTFSCINCKHVTPELRKLRDSIGSNDLAIVGVHAPELPEERVHKNVVQALKDQDITWPVVYDDNFSVWNAYGVSAWPTQLVFDRRGKLRATYVGEGYDAQLERTVRALIAEKT, from the coding sequence ATGATCGCAGCGCTGTTCCTCGCCGCCGCCACGTCGCTCGCGCCGGTGCTCGCCGCGGCGCCGTGGGCGAACGCGGCCGGGCCGCCGCACCTCGCCGGGCGGGTCACCGTCGTCGACGTCTTCACCTTCAGCTGCATCAACTGCAAGCACGTCACGCCCGAGCTGCGCAAGCTGCGAGACTCGATCGGCTCGAACGACCTCGCGATCGTCGGCGTCCACGCGCCCGAGCTGCCGGAGGAGCGCGTGCACAAGAACGTCGTGCAGGCGCTCAAGGACCAGGACATCACGTGGCCGGTCGTCTACGACGACAACTTCTCGGTCTGGAACGCGTACGGCGTCAGCGCGTGGCCGACGCAGCTCGTCTTCGACCGCCGCGGCAAGCTGCGCGCGACCTACGTCGGCGAAGGCTACGACGCGCAGCTCGAGCGCACCGTGCGCGCGCTGATCGCCGAGAAGACGTGA
- a CDS encoding Crp/Fnr family transcriptional regulator codes for MRPPPPPPSGADDANKVWYLRQNRLFGEAAEAGIVSTEHLFTMCEMPRGTRVFDQGDTTRIVYMVKRGAVRIARETRDGKDVTVALLGAGDFFGEETLFDDQPRTTVAIVVEDALLCTVRADDLFAVLARDPQLAMNVAKVLSGKLGDARETMEDLAYARVGDRIVHLYRKLAAEHGVRVPGGTRVDLRLTHADVASLVGSTRETVSAELAKLVDAGRLRADGRAIVVPPEDPS; via the coding sequence ATGCGACCGCCACCGCCGCCGCCGAGCGGGGCCGACGACGCCAACAAGGTCTGGTACTTGCGCCAGAACCGGCTCTTCGGCGAGGCCGCGGAAGCCGGGATCGTCTCGACCGAGCACCTCTTCACGATGTGCGAGATGCCGCGCGGAACGCGCGTGTTCGACCAAGGCGACACGACGCGAATCGTCTACATGGTCAAGCGCGGCGCGGTGCGGATCGCGCGCGAGACGCGTGACGGCAAGGACGTCACCGTCGCGCTGCTCGGCGCGGGCGACTTCTTCGGCGAGGAGACGCTCTTCGACGACCAACCGCGCACGACGGTCGCGATCGTCGTCGAGGACGCGCTGCTGTGCACCGTGCGCGCGGACGACCTGTTCGCGGTGCTCGCGCGCGACCCGCAGCTCGCGATGAACGTCGCCAAGGTGCTGAGCGGAAAGCTCGGCGACGCGCGCGAGACGATGGAAGATCTCGCCTACGCGCGGGTCGGCGACCGCATCGTCCACCTCTACCGCAAGCTCGCCGCCGAGCACGGCGTGCGCGTCCCGGGTGGAACGCGCGTCGACCTGCGGCTCACCCACGCCGACGTCGCCTCGTTGGTCGGCAGCACGCGCGAGACGGTCAGCGCCGAGCTCGCCAAGCTGGTCGACGCCGGGCGGCTGCGCGCCGACGGCCGCGCGATCGTCGTTCCGCCGGAGGACCCGTCATGA
- a CDS encoding glycogen debranching enzyme family protein, with amino-acid sequence MEAVSAPRLDRASCADLDVSERREWLVTNGLGGFACGTIAGTITRRYHGLLFAARTPPVGRRLLCPKIDAEVAYDGVTYALATDRWRRGAIAPRGYMFLTGFRLDGTIPVWTFTCGDAVIERRVWMEHDLNRTYVQHRAVRARMPLGLTLHAFANYRDLHGATHAGNWTMDVHATPDGIRVVPYEGAMTIEFRADRGTFVPEHIWYRDFEYPVERERGLDDSEDHLRVGTFDTPLEAGESMTIAVGDHELPAIDSSGALERVRRRESDLLAAWRAAHDKADEAPDWVARLVLAADQFVVGRPLADDPDARSVIAGYPWFGDWGRDTAIALPGLALATGRYDVARRILRTFARFVEDGMLPNFFPDEGQPAAYNSVDAALWYVEAVRRDVDASGDARTLKELFPVLRAIVEAYKAGTRFGIAVDPADGLLRAGVPGVQLTWMDAKVGDWVVTPRIGKPVEVNALWINALRACARFAKMLGDDPSPFATAAARAEAGFERFWSAAHGWCFDVIDGPNGDDPSLRPNQLFAVALPIDVLDDARRRAIVDVCSARLWTPAGLRSLAPGEPGYAGRYEGDQRARDAAYHQGTVWTWLAGPFALTHARVYGDAAASAELLAACARDGLTGDAFGTLGEIADGDPPFAARGAFAQAWSVAMVLDAWSQLAR; translated from the coding sequence ATGGAAGCAGTTTCGGCACCGCGGCTCGATCGCGCGTCGTGCGCCGATCTCGACGTGTCCGAACGGCGCGAATGGCTCGTTACGAACGGGCTCGGCGGGTTCGCCTGCGGAACGATCGCCGGAACAATCACGCGGCGCTATCACGGTTTGCTTTTCGCCGCGCGAACGCCGCCCGTGGGCCGCAGGCTGCTGTGCCCGAAGATCGACGCCGAGGTGGCGTACGACGGCGTAACGTACGCGCTCGCGACCGACCGCTGGCGCCGAGGCGCGATCGCGCCGCGAGGCTATATGTTCTTGACGGGCTTTCGGCTCGACGGGACGATCCCGGTGTGGACGTTTACCTGCGGCGACGCGGTGATCGAGCGGCGCGTGTGGATGGAGCACGATCTCAATCGCACCTACGTCCAGCACCGCGCCGTTCGCGCGCGCATGCCGCTGGGGCTGACGCTGCACGCGTTCGCGAACTACCGCGACCTTCACGGCGCGACCCACGCCGGCAACTGGACGATGGACGTGCACGCAACGCCGGACGGAATTCGCGTGGTGCCGTACGAGGGCGCGATGACGATCGAGTTCCGCGCCGACCGTGGCACGTTCGTCCCCGAGCACATCTGGTACCGCGACTTCGAGTATCCCGTCGAGCGGGAGCGCGGGCTCGACGATTCCGAAGACCACCTGCGCGTCGGCACGTTCGACACGCCGCTCGAGGCGGGTGAATCGATGACCATCGCGGTCGGCGACCACGAGTTGCCCGCGATCGATTCATCTGGTGCGCTCGAGCGCGTTCGACGCCGCGAGTCCGACCTGCTTGCCGCGTGGCGCGCTGCGCACGATAAAGCCGATGAGGCACCCGATTGGGTCGCGCGGCTCGTGCTCGCAGCCGACCAGTTCGTCGTGGGCCGCCCGCTCGCCGATGATCCGGACGCGCGCTCGGTCATTGCCGGATACCCGTGGTTCGGCGACTGGGGGCGCGACACCGCGATCGCGCTGCCGGGTCTGGCGCTCGCAACGGGGCGCTACGACGTCGCGCGGCGGATCCTGCGCACGTTTGCGCGGTTCGTCGAGGACGGGATGCTGCCGAACTTCTTCCCCGACGAGGGGCAGCCGGCGGCGTACAACTCGGTCGATGCGGCGCTGTGGTACGTCGAAGCGGTCCGCCGCGACGTCGATGCGAGCGGTGATGCCCGAACGCTAAAAGAGCTGTTCCCGGTGCTGCGCGCGATCGTCGAGGCGTACAAGGCGGGAACGCGCTTCGGGATTGCTGTCGATCCCGCCGACGGGCTACTGCGCGCCGGAGTACCCGGCGTGCAGCTAACTTGGATGGACGCGAAGGTGGGCGACTGGGTTGTCACGCCCCGAATCGGCAAGCCGGTCGAAGTCAACGCGCTGTGGATCAACGCGCTGCGCGCGTGTGCCCGGTTCGCGAAAATGCTCGGCGATGATCCCTCACCGTTCGCGACCGCCGCGGCGCGCGCCGAAGCCGGCTTCGAACGGTTTTGGAGCGCCGCGCACGGCTGGTGCTTCGACGTCATCGACGGACCGAACGGCGACGATCCCTCACTGCGTCCGAACCAGCTCTTCGCGGTCGCCCTTCCCATCGACGTCCTCGACGATGCACGCCGCCGCGCGATCGTCGACGTGTGCTCCGCACGTCTTTGGACGCCGGCCGGATTGCGCAGCCTCGCGCCGGGCGAGCCCGGCTATGCCGGACGGTACGAAGGCGACCAGCGGGCGCGCGACGCCGCCTACCATCAGGGCACGGTATGGACGTGGCTTGCCGGGCCGTTCGCGCTCACGCACGCGCGCGTCTACGGCGACGCGGCCGCGAGCGCCGAACTGCTCGCGGCCTGCGCGCGCGACGGGCTGACCGGCGACGCGTTCGGCACGCTCGGCGAGATCGCCGACGGCGATCCGCCGTTCGCTGCGCGCGGCGCGTTCGCGCAGGCATGGAGCGTTGCAATGGTGCTCGACGCGTGGTCGCAGCTCGCACGGTAA
- a CDS encoding XRE family transcriptional regulator, with amino-acid sequence MSDADFRLIDRYGSAKAQLMRELSRAIENVNYTQSDWVKRLGIKQSEISALKHRDASRFSVDRLLRLLSRLQQDVTIDVVRAGVGDISVSTRPRTLSELRLASSFDEILTNEPGLVLISGSSTSGRTTVLHAILESHRKHDDVILFSNNESHPKVSTIEFDVDDEIHRREIQRANVIGIDSIGPGKASPYTALWLAENARVYTIIDAPDGKRGLDAFIAQMGPPRFAINSDMVLGKLRAIIALRRYAAADGRGWVLGAEVSRPKPSEKRYSLAVMHSFEEDESRLMAEGRINHQLPRPIQHGPIEDAAQAKLFLDELGRQLSTDFSVSVDDDDSLSLDIDDELTGRRVSVTLTRDRNRRRYDVMMTTEEEDWDIESRGRVPETRVFGAPSDLDYIIRLSRNFFRRAQS; translated from the coding sequence ATGTCGGACGCGGACTTTCGGCTTATCGATCGATACGGCAGCGCCAAGGCGCAATTGATGCGCGAGCTTTCCCGGGCGATAGAGAATGTGAACTACACTCAAAGCGACTGGGTTAAGCGGCTAGGCATTAAGCAGTCCGAAATTTCCGCGCTAAAGCACCGTGATGCGAGCCGATTTTCGGTAGATCGCTTGCTCAGGCTTCTATCCCGATTGCAGCAGGATGTCACGATTGATGTTGTCCGTGCTGGCGTTGGGGATATCAGCGTATCGACACGTCCCCGGACACTAAGTGAACTTCGACTCGCCAGCAGTTTTGACGAGATTCTCACCAACGAACCGGGACTGGTTCTAATCAGTGGATCCTCGACGAGTGGCCGTACTACTGTGCTGCACGCGATCCTTGAGTCACACAGAAAACACGATGACGTCATACTATTCTCAAATAATGAATCTCATCCCAAGGTCTCGACTATTGAGTTTGACGTCGATGACGAAATTCACCGGCGAGAGATCCAGCGGGCAAACGTCATTGGTATTGACTCCATAGGACCAGGCAAAGCCTCTCCCTATACCGCCCTATGGCTTGCCGAAAACGCACGAGTGTACACGATTATTGACGCGCCAGATGGGAAGCGCGGATTAGACGCCTTCATTGCCCAGATGGGCCCTCCGCGGTTTGCAATTAACTCGGACATGGTGCTCGGGAAACTTCGAGCTATTATAGCGCTTCGGCGATATGCTGCAGCGGACGGACGCGGATGGGTACTTGGCGCTGAAGTGTCGCGGCCGAAACCTTCGGAGAAAAGGTATTCCTTAGCGGTTATGCATTCATTCGAAGAGGATGAGTCAAGACTGATGGCTGAAGGTCGAATTAATCATCAACTGCCGCGGCCTATTCAGCACGGGCCGATAGAAGATGCGGCGCAAGCAAAGTTATTTTTGGACGAACTTGGACGGCAACTATCAACGGACTTTAGCGTTTCAGTTGATGACGATGACTCGCTGAGTTTAGACATTGACGATGAACTGACCGGGCGGCGTGTCAGCGTCACGCTGACGCGCGATAGAAATCGCAGGCGATACGATGTAATGATGACTACCGAAGAGGAAGATTGGGACATTGAGAGCCGCGGGCGTGTACCAGAGACTCGAGTCTTCGGAGCTCCTTCCGATCTGGACTACATAATTCGCCTTTCCCGAAATTTTTTTCGTCGAGCGCAATCATGA
- a CDS encoding methylcrotonoyl-CoA carboxylase yields the protein MSTLATRIDNRSADFERNAAAMAALVDDLRAHLARVRGGGGPQAVDRHRKRGKLTARDRVDRLVDPGTAFLELSALAATGMYHDDAPAAGMIAGIGTITGTDCVIVANDATVKGGTYYPITVKKHLRAQEIAEQNALACIYLVDSGGAFLPLQADVFPDREHFGRIFYNQARMSAQGIPQIAAVMGSCTAGGAYVPAMADESIIVKDQGTIFLGGPPLVQAATGEIVTAEELGGADVHTRISGVADHYAVDDEHALGIVRQVVAHLDRRPYDAWPVREPRPPARDPHELYGIIPSDSRQSYDVHEVIARIVDGSDFAEFKARYGTTLVCGFAHVEGHPVGILANNGILFSESALKGAHFIELCCRRGIPLVFLQNITGFMIGKEYENRGIAKDGAKLVTAVACAEVPKFTVVIGGSFGAGNYGMSGRAYSPRMLWMWPNARISVMGGAQAASTLLTVRMNADAEKHKPALSPEEQDAFKKPILDKYEHEGSPYYSTARIWDDGIIDPLDTRRVLAIGLRAARYKEPKPTTFGVFRM from the coding sequence GTGAGCACTCTCGCGACCCGCATCGACAACCGGTCTGCCGATTTCGAGCGGAACGCCGCCGCGATGGCAGCCCTGGTCGACGACTTGCGCGCGCACCTCGCGCGCGTGCGCGGCGGCGGCGGACCGCAAGCGGTCGACCGCCACCGCAAGCGCGGGAAGCTGACCGCGCGCGACCGCGTCGACCGGCTCGTCGATCCGGGAACGGCGTTCCTGGAGCTCTCGGCGCTGGCCGCGACCGGCATGTATCATGACGACGCGCCGGCGGCCGGGATGATCGCCGGCATCGGCACCATCACCGGAACCGACTGCGTGATCGTCGCCAACGACGCGACCGTCAAAGGCGGCACGTACTACCCGATCACGGTGAAGAAGCACCTGCGCGCGCAGGAGATCGCCGAGCAGAACGCGCTCGCGTGCATCTACTTGGTCGACTCGGGCGGTGCGTTCTTGCCGCTGCAGGCCGACGTCTTCCCCGACCGCGAGCACTTCGGGCGCATCTTCTACAATCAGGCGCGGATGAGCGCGCAAGGGATTCCACAGATCGCCGCGGTGATGGGCTCGTGCACGGCCGGCGGGGCGTACGTGCCCGCGATGGCCGACGAGTCGATCATCGTGAAGGACCAAGGCACGATCTTCCTCGGCGGCCCGCCACTGGTGCAGGCGGCGACCGGCGAGATCGTCACCGCCGAAGAGCTCGGCGGGGCCGACGTGCACACGCGGATCAGCGGGGTCGCCGACCACTACGCCGTCGACGACGAGCACGCGCTCGGGATCGTGCGGCAAGTCGTCGCGCACCTCGACCGCCGGCCGTACGACGCCTGGCCGGTACGCGAGCCGCGTCCGCCGGCGCGGGACCCGCACGAGCTGTACGGGATCATTCCGAGCGATTCGCGCCAGTCGTACGATGTGCACGAGGTAATTGCGCGCATCGTCGACGGCTCGGACTTCGCCGAGTTCAAGGCGCGCTACGGGACGACGCTGGTCTGCGGCTTCGCGCACGTCGAAGGACATCCGGTCGGGATCCTGGCGAACAACGGGATCCTGTTCAGCGAGTCGGCGCTCAAGGGCGCGCACTTCATCGAGCTGTGCTGCCGGCGCGGCATCCCGCTGGTGTTCCTGCAGAACATCACCGGCTTCATGATCGGCAAGGAGTACGAGAACCGCGGGATCGCCAAGGACGGCGCGAAGCTGGTGACCGCGGTGGCCTGCGCGGAGGTGCCGAAGTTCACGGTCGTGATCGGCGGCAGCTTCGGCGCGGGCAACTACGGGATGAGCGGGCGCGCCTACTCGCCGCGAATGCTCTGGATGTGGCCGAACGCGCGGATCAGTGTGATGGGCGGCGCGCAAGCCGCCTCGACGCTGCTGACCGTGCGGATGAACGCCGACGCCGAGAAACACAAGCCCGCGCTCTCACCCGAAGAGCAGGACGCCTTCAAGAAGCCGATCCTCGACAAGTACGAGCACGAAGGCAGCCCCTACTACTCGACCGCGCGCATCTGGGACGACGGGATCATCGACCCGCTCGACACGCGCCGCGTGCTGGCGATCGGCCTGCGAGCGGCACGCTACAAAGAACCGAAGCCGACGACGTTCGGTGTATTCCGCATGTAG
- a CDS encoding molybdopterin-dependent oxidoreductase, with product MADGALRRAAVRAAVALHADGAAARLLHDASRAGADDRVLEQHALDDHRLVRPGRARRGRTVKRRLFIASSLSALGLAGCGQVKESLTEGPFHNVLYSAENLNQAVLGTHGLAREYSERDVDAQFRVNGFDTPSDATYARLARGGFRDYRLAVDGLVERPQKLSLAELRAAGARSQITRHDCVEGWSAIGKWNGPQLATVLAMAQPKQTARYCVFHCFDVDQSGQPYYESLDLHQAAHPQTVLALDLNDKPLDLDHGAPVRLKIPTQLGYKSAKWVSRIEVVADLKPFFGGSGGYWEDQGYEWYAGI from the coding sequence ATGGCTGACGGCGCTCTTCGGCGGGCGGCAGTTCGCGCGGCTGTGGCACTTCACGCTGATGGTGCTGCTGCTCGGCTACTTCACGACGCATCTCGTGCTGGTGCTGACGACCGGGTTCTGGAACAACATGCGCTCGATGATCACCGGTTGGTTCGTCCTGGGCGCGCACGACGGGGTCGGACCGTGAAGCGCCGGTTGTTCATCGCCTCGTCGCTCTCGGCGCTCGGCCTGGCCGGCTGCGGTCAGGTGAAAGAGTCGCTGACCGAGGGCCCGTTTCACAACGTCCTGTACTCGGCGGAGAATCTGAACCAAGCGGTGCTCGGCACGCACGGGCTGGCGCGCGAGTACTCCGAGCGCGACGTCGACGCGCAGTTCCGCGTGAACGGTTTCGACACGCCGAGCGACGCCACGTACGCGCGCCTGGCCCGCGGCGGTTTCCGCGATTACCGGCTCGCGGTCGACGGGCTGGTGGAACGGCCGCAGAAGCTCTCGCTCGCGGAGCTGCGCGCGGCCGGCGCGCGCAGCCAGATCACCCGCCACGACTGCGTCGAAGGCTGGAGCGCGATCGGGAAATGGAACGGCCCGCAGCTCGCGACCGTGCTGGCGATGGCGCAACCGAAACAGACCGCGCGCTACTGTGTCTTCCACTGCTTCGACGTCGACCAGTCGGGGCAGCCGTACTACGAGTCGCTCGACCTGCACCAGGCGGCACACCCGCAGACCGTGCTCGCGCTCGACCTCAACGACAAGCCGCTCGACCTCGACCACGGCGCACCGGTGCGCCTGAAGATTCCCACGCAGCTCGGCTACAAGAGCGCGAAGTGGGTCTCGCGGATCGAAGTCGTCGCCGACCTGAAGCCGTTCTTCGGCGGTTCCGGCGGCTATTGGGAGGATCAGGGATACGAATGGTATGCCGGCATCTAA
- a CDS encoding insulinase family protein translates to MRRFSVDMGHFHRLACFALAAALLFGPLSPAAAQAPAAHSVDVTRATLSNGMQVVVLRDTLAPVVSTWMNYLTGSDEEPITGVAHAQEHMLFRGSKTLTASQFADTTAITGGTFNADTQNELTQYFFEMPSQYLDIALNLERSRATGALDAQKLWDQERGAITQEVTSDNSSATFRLFSKAVEHVFAGTPYADFGLGTVESFKKIQAPDLKAFYTKWYHPNNAVYVIAGNVDPQQTIAKVKALFGNIPAAKLPARRPVHLQPLTPLTLHDNSSDPITVVFLAFRVPGYSDKDYFASQILNDVLNSQRGALYDLQASGKALGTFAQSVTHPAAGMTLVGSAVPVTTTGDKAVADIKAVIDGYKKTGLPADLVEVAKQREVAQAQFARNSVSGLASAWSDSLANEHRTPDEDLAGLEAVTLDDVNRVLRTYYDENTATVAISTPKEAAGSAFGGRVGEDNTVIPTEHTGLPAFAKRVLAELRVPEETVKPVTQTLPNGVKLIVVPSTISPTTVVRGEILGNAGLQDPPGKEGIDGIVDGLFQYGTQTYDRIAYQTELDKIAANVSAGRSFSLDVLSKDFDRGVALLADDELHPAFPQQAFEIVKQQTVGALTGEMKSPDFKAGRAFADAIYPAGDPARRYATPQTAGAVTLDDVKSYYGSTYRPDLTTIVVVGDVTPEHARAAIEKSFGAWKANGPTPNVFSPPVPPNKTAQAVIPATGRIQSEVRLGETIPISYNDPDYPVLHLANTVLSGGFYASLLFHDLRELHGYAYSVNSSFSGGRNRTTFSVTYGADPKNVARAARLVVDDLTSLQKKPLAADRLTRAKALVVGELPVAKESYDGLAGQLLSYASTGRPLDEDNREAQAALAATPERVRAAMAKWLRPKDLVRVIVGPAGK, encoded by the coding sequence ATGCGCCGTTTTTCCGTCGATATGGGTCATTTTCACCGTCTCGCTTGCTTCGCGTTGGCCGCTGCGCTGCTGTTCGGGCCGCTCTCGCCGGCCGCCGCGCAGGCCCCCGCCGCTCACTCCGTCGACGTCACGCGCGCGACGCTCTCAAACGGAATGCAGGTCGTCGTCCTGCGCGACACGCTCGCGCCGGTCGTGTCGACCTGGATGAACTACTTGACCGGCTCCGACGAAGAGCCGATCACCGGGGTCGCCCACGCGCAGGAGCACATGCTCTTCCGCGGCAGCAAGACGCTCACGGCCTCGCAGTTCGCCGACACGACCGCGATCACCGGCGGCACCTTCAACGCCGACACGCAGAACGAGCTCACGCAGTACTTCTTCGAGATGCCCTCGCAGTATCTCGACATCGCGCTGAACCTCGAGCGCTCGCGCGCCACCGGCGCGCTCGACGCGCAGAAGCTGTGGGACCAAGAGCGCGGCGCGATCACCCAAGAAGTTACGTCGGACAACTCCTCGGCGACGTTCCGGCTTTTTTCGAAAGCGGTCGAACACGTCTTCGCCGGCACGCCGTACGCCGACTTCGGGCTCGGCACCGTCGAGAGCTTCAAGAAGATCCAGGCGCCCGATCTCAAGGCGTTCTACACCAAGTGGTACCACCCGAACAACGCGGTCTACGTGATCGCCGGCAACGTCGACCCGCAGCAGACGATCGCCAAGGTGAAGGCGCTCTTCGGGAACATCCCCGCCGCGAAGTTGCCGGCGCGCCGACCCGTGCACTTGCAGCCGCTCACGCCCCTGACGCTGCACGACAACAGCTCCGACCCGATTACCGTCGTGTTCCTCGCCTTCCGCGTCCCCGGCTACTCGGACAAGGACTACTTCGCCTCGCAGATCCTCAACGACGTGCTGAACAGCCAGCGCGGCGCGCTGTACGACTTGCAAGCGTCGGGGAAAGCGCTCGGCACGTTCGCGCAGTCCGTCACCCATCCGGCGGCCGGGATGACCCTGGTCGGCTCGGCGGTTCCCGTGACGACGACCGGCGACAAAGCAGTGGCCGACATCAAAGCGGTGATCGACGGCTACAAGAAGACAGGATTGCCCGCCGATTTGGTCGAGGTCGCCAAGCAGCGCGAGGTCGCGCAGGCGCAGTTCGCGCGGAACTCGGTCTCGGGGCTGGCGTCCGCGTGGAGCGACTCGCTCGCCAACGAGCACCGCACGCCCGACGAGGACCTCGCCGGTTTGGAAGCCGTCACGCTCGACGACGTCAACCGCGTGCTGCGCACGTATTACGACGAGAACACCGCGACCGTCGCGATCTCGACGCCGAAGGAAGCCGCGGGCTCCGCGTTCGGCGGCCGCGTCGGCGAGGACAACACCGTCATTCCGACCGAGCACACCGGCTTGCCGGCGTTCGCGAAGCGCGTGCTGGCCGAGCTGCGCGTCCCCGAGGAGACGGTGAAGCCCGTCACCCAGACGCTCCCGAACGGCGTCAAGCTGATCGTCGTTCCCTCGACGATCTCGCCGACGACGGTCGTGCGCGGCGAGATTCTCGGCAACGCCGGCCTCCAAGACCCGCCCGGCAAGGAGGGAATCGACGGGATCGTCGACGGCCTCTTCCAGTACGGCACGCAGACCTACGACCGCATCGCGTATCAGACCGAGCTCGACAAGATCGCGGCGAACGTCAGCGCGGGGCGCAGCTTCAGCCTCGACGTGCTCTCGAAAGACTTCGACCGCGGCGTCGCGCTGCTCGCCGACGACGAGCTGCACCCGGCGTTTCCGCAACAAGCGTTCGAGATCGTCAAGCAGCAGACCGTCGGCGCGCTCACCGGCGAGATGAAGAGCCCGGATTTCAAGGCCGGTCGCGCGTTCGCCGACGCGATCTACCCGGCGGGCGATCCGGCGCGCCGCTACGCGACCCCGCAGACCGCCGGTGCCGTCACGCTCGACGACGTGAAGTCGTACTACGGCTCCACGTACCGCCCCGACCTCACGACGATCGTCGTCGTCGGCGACGTCACGCCGGAGCACGCGCGCGCCGCGATCGAGAAGTCGTTCGGCGCGTGGAAAGCGAACGGCCCGACGCCGAACGTGTTCTCGCCGCCCGTGCCGCCGAACAAGACGGCGCAGGCAGTGATCCCGGCGACGGGACGGATCCAGTCGGAGGTGCGGCTCGGCGAGACGATTCCGATCTCGTACAACGATCCCGACTATCCCGTGCTGCACCTCGCCAACACGGTGCTGAGCGGCGGATTCTACGCTTCGCTCCTCTTCCACGACCTGCGCGAGCTGCACGGCTACGCGTACAGCGTCAACTCGAGCTTCAGCGGCGGCCGGAACCGCACGACGTTCAGCGTCACCTACGGCGCCGACCCGAAGAACGTCGCGCGCGCCGCCCGGCTGGTCGTCGACGATCTGACCTCGCTGCAGAAGAAGCCGCTCGCGGCCGACCGGCTCACGCGCGCCAAGGCGCTGGTCGTCGGCGAGCTGCCGGTGGCGAAGGAGTCGTACGACGGTCTGGCCGGCCAGCTGCTCTCGTACGCCTCGACCGGCCGCCCGCTCGACGAGGACAACCGCGAAGCGCAGGCCGCGCTGGCCGCGACGCCCGAGCGCGTTCGCGCGGCGATGGCGAAGTGGCTGCGGCCGAAGGATCTGGTTCGGGTCATCGTCGGCCCGGCGGGGAAGTAA